The Arachis duranensis cultivar V14167 chromosome 2, aradu.V14167.gnm2.J7QH, whole genome shotgun sequence genome has a window encoding:
- the LOC107474857 gene encoding RING-H2 finger protein ATL33 isoform X2 codes for MDKRTTTTITHTPSPSLSPPPPSSQLVFYAPPLSPAQIAILNTPPPPFPGGSSSFDLSPLEFLLAIVAMVTLPAVIYTFIFAYGCPSCRRQPERNSGEHSSESRDGDSVIATAVAEFRYQKDSHVKEIGGECPVCLSAFADGEKLRQLSDCKHSFHADCINLWLSNHTNCPICRSIVAGAGRKRPSSSAPARDHHDFHQGLPDASGLVVRGSRSEYLQ; via the exons ATGGACAAGcgaaccaccaccaccatcactcaCACTCCATCACCGTCGCTGtcgccaccaccaccatcatcgCAGCTTGTTTTCTATGCTCCTCCGCTCTCCCCCGCTCAAATTGCGATCCTTAATACCCCGCCGCCGCCTTTTCCGGGCGGTTCGAGCTCCTTCGACCTCTCTCCCCTCGAATTCCTCCTCGCCATCGTTGCCATGGTCACACTGCCCGCCGTAATCTACACCTTTATCTTCGCCTACGGCTGCCCGTCTTGCCGCCGGCAACCGGAGCGAAATTCCGGCGAGCATTCCAGTGAGTCCCGCGACGGGGACAGCGTCATCGCCACCGCTGTTGCTGAATTTCGGTACCAGAAGGACTCTCACGTGAAGGAGATCGGCGGCGAGTGTCCGGTATGCTTGTCGGCTTTCGCCGACGGCGAGAAACTCCGGCAACTTAGCGATTGTAAGCATTCGTTTCACGCTGATTGCATCAACTTGTGGCTCAGCAACCACACGAATTGCCCAATTTGCCGCTCCATCGTCGCCGGCGCTGGCAGAAAGCGCCCCAGTTCATCTGCTCCGGCAAGAGATCATCATGATTTTCATCAAGGTCTTCCTGATGCATCCGGTTTG GTAGTTCGTGGCTCAAGGAGTGAATATCTTCAATAA
- the LOC107474857 gene encoding RING-H2 finger protein ATL33 isoform X1 yields the protein MDKRTTTTITHTPSPSLSPPPPSSQLVFYAPPLSPAQIAILNTPPPPFPGGSSSFDLSPLEFLLAIVAMVTLPAVIYTFIFAYGCPSCRRQPERNSGEHSSESRDGDSVIATAVAEFRYQKDSHVKEIGGECPVCLSAFADGEKLRQLSDCKHSFHADCINLWLSNHTNCPICRSIVAGAGRKRPSSSAPARDHHDFHQGLPDASGLFVAQGVNIFNNYIYLPAIIPTLDSL from the exons ATGGACAAGcgaaccaccaccaccatcactcaCACTCCATCACCGTCGCTGtcgccaccaccaccatcatcgCAGCTTGTTTTCTATGCTCCTCCGCTCTCCCCCGCTCAAATTGCGATCCTTAATACCCCGCCGCCGCCTTTTCCGGGCGGTTCGAGCTCCTTCGACCTCTCTCCCCTCGAATTCCTCCTCGCCATCGTTGCCATGGTCACACTGCCCGCCGTAATCTACACCTTTATCTTCGCCTACGGCTGCCCGTCTTGCCGCCGGCAACCGGAGCGAAATTCCGGCGAGCATTCCAGTGAGTCCCGCGACGGGGACAGCGTCATCGCCACCGCTGTTGCTGAATTTCGGTACCAGAAGGACTCTCACGTGAAGGAGATCGGCGGCGAGTGTCCGGTATGCTTGTCGGCTTTCGCCGACGGCGAGAAACTCCGGCAACTTAGCGATTGTAAGCATTCGTTTCACGCTGATTGCATCAACTTGTGGCTCAGCAACCACACGAATTGCCCAATTTGCCGCTCCATCGTCGCCGGCGCTGGCAGAAAGCGCCCCAGTTCATCTGCTCCGGCAAGAGATCATCATGATTTTCATCAAGGTCTTCCTGATGCATCCGGTTTG TTCGTGGCTCAAGGAGTGAATATCTTCAATAATTACATCTATCTTCCAGCAATCATTCCCACTCTTGATTCCCTCTGA
- the LOC107474857 gene encoding RING-H2 finger protein ATL33 isoform X3 — protein MDKRTTTTITHTPSPSLSPPPPSSQLVFYAPPLSPAQIAILNTPPPPFPGGSSSFDLSPLEFLLAIVAMVTLPAVIYTFIFAYGCPSCRRQPERNSGEHSSESRDGDSVIATAVAEFRYQKDSHVKEIGGECPVCLSAFADGEKLRQLSDCKHSFHADCINLWLSNHTNCPICRSIVAGAGRKRPSSSAPARDHHDFHQGLPDASGLV, from the coding sequence ATGGACAAGcgaaccaccaccaccatcactcaCACTCCATCACCGTCGCTGtcgccaccaccaccatcatcgCAGCTTGTTTTCTATGCTCCTCCGCTCTCCCCCGCTCAAATTGCGATCCTTAATACCCCGCCGCCGCCTTTTCCGGGCGGTTCGAGCTCCTTCGACCTCTCTCCCCTCGAATTCCTCCTCGCCATCGTTGCCATGGTCACACTGCCCGCCGTAATCTACACCTTTATCTTCGCCTACGGCTGCCCGTCTTGCCGCCGGCAACCGGAGCGAAATTCCGGCGAGCATTCCAGTGAGTCCCGCGACGGGGACAGCGTCATCGCCACCGCTGTTGCTGAATTTCGGTACCAGAAGGACTCTCACGTGAAGGAGATCGGCGGCGAGTGTCCGGTATGCTTGTCGGCTTTCGCCGACGGCGAGAAACTCCGGCAACTTAGCGATTGTAAGCATTCGTTTCACGCTGATTGCATCAACTTGTGGCTCAGCAACCACACGAATTGCCCAATTTGCCGCTCCATCGTCGCCGGCGCTGGCAGAAAGCGCCCCAGTTCATCTGCTCCGGCAAGAGATCATCATGATTTTCATCAAGGTCTTCCTGATGCATCCGGTTTGGTATGa